In Nocardia sputorum, a single genomic region encodes these proteins:
- a CDS encoding SDR family NAD(P)-dependent oxidoreductase has product MLLEKKNAIVYGASGAVGKVVAQVFAAEGARVFLAGRTRSTLEVVADEIRATGGVADVATVDVLDEDAVDAHVDAVVRDAGSLDISFNAISLPQTGIQGTAIVDLPVDNFDLPMATYPKANFLTARAAARRMTDQGSGVILTITASPSRTAVPLMGGMAPAWAAIEALSRGLAAELGPRGVRVVCLNAAGMPESPQLSEVYGLHADAYGISRDAFEARMADRTLRKQLPTIAEVADVAAFVASDRAGAITGAVANLTGGLFVD; this is encoded by the coding sequence GTGCTGCTTGAGAAGAAGAACGCGATCGTCTACGGAGCGAGCGGAGCCGTTGGAAAAGTCGTTGCGCAGGTTTTCGCCGCGGAGGGGGCGCGAGTCTTCCTCGCTGGGCGCACCCGCTCCACGCTGGAGGTGGTGGCCGATGAGATCAGGGCAACCGGCGGGGTCGCCGACGTCGCCACGGTAGATGTCCTGGATGAAGACGCGGTGGACGCGCACGTCGATGCGGTGGTCCGCGACGCCGGGTCCCTCGATATCTCGTTCAACGCGATCAGCCTGCCGCAGACCGGGATACAGGGCACTGCCATCGTCGACCTCCCGGTGGACAATTTCGATCTGCCGATGGCCACCTACCCCAAGGCCAATTTCCTGACCGCCAGAGCTGCCGCCCGGCGCATGACCGACCAGGGGTCGGGCGTGATCCTGACGATCACCGCGTCTCCGTCGCGGACGGCCGTCCCGCTCATGGGCGGCATGGCGCCGGCATGGGCGGCGATCGAAGCGTTGTCACGCGGCCTCGCCGCCGAACTCGGACCGCGCGGTGTGCGAGTCGTGTGCCTGAACGCCGCGGGAATGCCGGAATCGCCGCAGCTTTCCGAGGTGTACGGGTTGCATGCCGACGCCTACGGCATCAGCCGCGACGCATTCGAGGCTCGCATGGCGGACCGGACGCTGCGAAAGCAGTTGCCCACCATCGCCGAGGTCGCCGACGTGGCCGCCTTCGTCGCCTCCGACCGCGCCGGCGCCATCACCGGGGCGGTCGCCAACCTCACCGGCGGCCTGTTCGTCGACTGA
- a CDS encoding winged helix-turn-helix transcriptional regulator, producing the protein MLGRTYETQDCSAARALEIVGERWSLVIIRHALFRGITRFGDFQRSLGISRNILAARLDRFVEDGVMRRQPDAAGSAYHEYVLTEKGRELQPVIVALTHWGDRWAAPGDPPVVLRHAHCGGAVHQRTVCRDCGEAVAIDEVEAHPTAQRAPRR; encoded by the coding sequence ATGCTCGGCCGTACCTACGAAACCCAGGATTGCTCCGCGGCGCGGGCGCTCGAGATCGTCGGCGAGCGCTGGAGCCTGGTGATCATTCGGCACGCGCTCTTCCGGGGTATCACCCGATTCGGCGATTTTCAGCGCAGTCTCGGGATCTCCCGCAATATCCTCGCGGCGCGGCTCGACCGATTCGTCGAAGACGGGGTCATGCGGCGTCAGCCCGACGCGGCCGGGTCGGCCTACCACGAGTACGTTCTCACCGAGAAGGGGCGCGAACTGCAACCAGTGATCGTGGCCCTCACGCACTGGGGTGACCGCTGGGCAGCTCCGGGCGATCCTCCCGTCGTCCTCAGACACGCCCACTGTGGCGGCGCGGTGCACCAACGAACCGTCTGCCGAGATTGCGGTGAGGCCGTGGCCATCGACGAGGTAGAAGCGCACCCCACGGCGCAACGGGCGCCGCGACGGTAA
- a CDS encoding NUDIX domain-containing protein gives MTKRRDYYRDPHAPRPNNLVPGGSALIIDGAGAILMQRRADSGNWSLPGGTMEIGETLEQCVIRETKEETGLDIEITGLLGIYTDPAHVIAYADGEVRQEFNITYYARVIGGHVTVSDESTDVRFLHPRQLRHEPIHETVRLRLRHHIEGRTQPYLG, from the coding sequence ATGACCAAGCGTCGCGACTACTACCGAGATCCGCATGCCCCCAGACCGAACAATCTGGTGCCGGGCGGCTCCGCTCTGATCATCGACGGCGCGGGAGCGATTCTCATGCAGCGCCGAGCCGACTCCGGCAACTGGTCGCTGCCGGGCGGCACCATGGAAATAGGTGAAACTCTCGAACAGTGCGTGATCCGGGAGACCAAGGAGGAAACCGGGCTCGACATCGAAATCACCGGTCTACTCGGCATCTACACCGACCCGGCACATGTCATCGCCTACGCGGATGGCGAGGTGCGCCAGGAGTTCAACATCACCTACTACGCCCGTGTGATCGGCGGCCATGTGACGGTCAGCGACGAATCCACCGACGTCCGGTTTCTCCACCCGCGACAGCTCCGGCACGAGCCGATCCACGAAACCGTCCGCCTCCGTTTGCGACACCATATCGAAGGCCGGACGCAGCCCTACCTGGGCTGA
- a CDS encoding NAD(P)H-binding protein, protein MIVITGATGTIGSEIVRQLSERGTAIRAVTRDPGRAAVPAGVEVVRGDYTDLASMAKAMAGAEAAFIVGVLGPEYVELDRALITTARDAGVGRIVKLSAIGTGDTGLGRVGTWHLPGEQAARESGVDWTILRPSSFASNTLSWAAAIRAGHPVPNMTGDAAQGVVDPRDVAGAAVEALISADHAGRIYHLTGPELLTTHDLAATLATVTGHPVDVTDIPETEARAHMLASGMSAEFVDGALAGQAYVRAGHNAIVTADVTEILGRARSFAEWAADNVNAFTAVGNTP, encoded by the coding sequence ATGATCGTGATCACCGGTGCGACCGGCACCATCGGCAGTGAAATCGTCCGGCAGCTGAGCGAGCGCGGGACCGCAATCCGCGCCGTCACCCGCGACCCCGGCCGGGCCGCCGTCCCCGCGGGCGTCGAAGTGGTGCGCGGCGACTACACCGACCTGGCGTCCATGGCGAAGGCGATGGCCGGTGCGGAGGCCGCGTTCATCGTCGGCGTGCTGGGCCCGGAGTACGTGGAGCTCGACCGTGCGCTCATCACCACGGCGCGGGACGCGGGAGTCGGCCGCATCGTCAAACTGTCCGCCATCGGCACCGGCGACACCGGTCTCGGCCGCGTCGGCACCTGGCATCTGCCCGGTGAGCAGGCCGCGCGAGAGAGTGGCGTCGACTGGACCATTCTGCGCCCCAGCTCCTTCGCCTCGAACACCCTGAGCTGGGCCGCAGCGATCCGTGCCGGACATCCGGTGCCGAATATGACCGGCGACGCGGCTCAGGGCGTCGTCGATCCCCGAGATGTCGCCGGAGCCGCCGTCGAGGCATTGATTTCCGCCGATCACGCGGGCCGGATCTACCACCTGACGGGACCGGAATTGCTCACCACGCATGATCTGGCCGCGACTTTGGCGACAGTCACCGGCCACCCGGTGGATGTGACCGATATTCCCGAAACCGAAGCGCGAGCACATATGCTCGCGTCCGGAATGTCCGCCGAATTCGTCGACGGCGCACTGGCGGGGCAGGCATATGTGCGTGCCGGGCACAACGCGATCGTGACCGCCGATGTAACCGAAATACTCGGCCGTGCAAGGAGTTTCGCCGAATGGGCCGCCGATAACGTGAATGCCTTCACGGCTGTCGGCAACACACCGTAG
- a CDS encoding helix-turn-helix domain-containing protein, with product MGQARNRFAVHKRPQKRGCVGSMENPGFLLRKARLSRGVSLAALAAKTNYSKSLLGMLENGQRDVKQEHILGYSRALNIPMEALLAPSPDPIRVAHEWLVADSPPRTHASAGRRVGESLATEMERRVVELRHLDDSVGSEDLFPLVRQEFESARKVIAECSYSERVGKRLLTVAGELAQLAGWVASDAGRYDDAQRLYMNGASAADNAGDRVLTAQLLSSLSYQIANIGNPSEATLLARTAVKGATGAPPLVRSLLTDRLAWACARSRDHEGTERALDAVDESYDRRSSEIPEPEWVYWVDRTEIDVMAGRCYVELGEPAKASPLLSRAIGQLSADRVREVALYRTWLAESYLKKRELDAARATLRQAQTAAATAHSARLDRRIAEVRGMLT from the coding sequence ATGGGTCAGGCGCGGAATCGGTTTGCAGTCCACAAGCGTCCACAGAAGCGGGGGTGCGTCGGCTCGATGGAGAATCCTGGATTCCTGCTCAGAAAAGCCCGGCTGAGCCGAGGGGTCAGCCTTGCTGCGCTCGCGGCGAAGACCAACTACAGTAAGTCGCTGCTCGGAATGCTGGAGAACGGGCAGCGCGATGTGAAGCAAGAGCACATCCTCGGCTACTCGCGAGCCCTCAACATTCCGATGGAAGCTCTCCTGGCACCATCACCGGACCCGATCCGAGTCGCACACGAATGGCTGGTGGCGGATTCCCCGCCCAGAACGCATGCCTCCGCTGGTCGGCGTGTCGGGGAATCATTGGCGACCGAAATGGAACGGCGCGTCGTCGAGCTCCGGCATCTGGATGACAGCGTTGGTAGCGAGGACTTGTTCCCCCTGGTACGACAGGAGTTCGAAAGCGCGCGAAAGGTCATCGCGGAATGCAGCTACTCCGAACGAGTGGGCAAGCGGCTGTTGACAGTCGCGGGTGAGCTCGCACAACTTGCCGGGTGGGTGGCCAGCGACGCAGGCAGATACGACGACGCCCAACGGCTGTATATGAACGGCGCGTCGGCCGCCGACAACGCCGGAGATCGCGTATTGACGGCACAACTCCTGTCGAGCCTGAGTTATCAAATCGCCAATATCGGAAATCCCAGCGAGGCGACGCTGCTCGCACGTACCGCCGTCAAAGGCGCGACGGGCGCGCCTCCGTTGGTCCGATCCCTGCTGACGGACCGCTTGGCGTGGGCATGCGCACGCTCACGAGATCACGAGGGAACCGAACGGGCGCTCGATGCGGTAGATGAGTCGTATGACCGCAGGTCATCGGAGATACCTGAGCCCGAGTGGGTGTACTGGGTAGACCGCACCGAGATAGATGTGATGGCAGGCAGATGCTATGTGGAGTTGGGCGAACCGGCCAAGGCAAGCCCGCTGCTGTCGCGTGCGATCGGACAACTCTCGGCCGACCGAGTCCGTGAAGTGGCCCTGTATCGCACCTGGCTCGCGGAGTCGTACCTGAAGAAGCGTGAACTCGACGCAGCACGCGCCACTCTCCGACAGGCGCAGACCGCAGCGGCCACTGCGCACTCGGCACGGCTGGATCGGCGTATCGCCGAAGTCCGGGGAATGCTGACCTGA
- a CDS encoding glycosyltransferase, with amino-acid sequence MTAPRIAIVHERFTEFGGSEAVVGEFARTWPGADIYAPIVMPNGIRPPVQHVHDSWLSRAHMLTRGRHAPLLPLVPRSLRRMPLRGYDAVVVSHHSFATQAALATDAPVIAYVHSPARWAWDREFRIREAGGRAGQVALGALGALARHAELRAAPRLARVIANSTAVADRIRDWWGVPATVINPPVDVDRFTLDPARAREDFFLYAGRLVPYKRADLAIRAAQLAGKRLVVLGDGRFRSQLEALAGPETTFLGATSTDTLRDMYRRCRALLMPGVEDFGIVPVEAMACGTPVIAIGAGGALDTVRPGTTGEHVAPGADPDVVTRLAAAMANFDTAHYDPHVIRAHAETFAPPAFRARMAACVDG; translated from the coding sequence ATGACCGCACCCCGCATCGCCATCGTCCACGAACGATTCACCGAATTCGGCGGGTCCGAAGCCGTGGTGGGCGAGTTCGCCCGCACCTGGCCCGGCGCGGACATCTACGCGCCGATCGTCATGCCGAACGGAATCCGCCCGCCCGTCCAGCACGTCCACGACAGCTGGCTGTCCCGCGCCCACATGCTGACCCGCGGTCGGCACGCCCCGCTGCTGCCGCTCGTCCCCCGTTCCCTGCGACGTATGCCGTTGCGGGGCTATGACGCCGTGGTCGTCAGCCACCACTCATTCGCCACTCAGGCCGCACTGGCCACCGACGCGCCCGTGATCGCCTATGTGCACAGCCCTGCCCGGTGGGCCTGGGATCGAGAGTTCCGCATCCGCGAAGCCGGCGGACGGGCCGGCCAGGTCGCGCTCGGCGCCCTGGGCGCACTGGCCCGTCACGCCGAGCTGCGAGCCGCGCCTCGCTTGGCCAGGGTGATCGCCAACTCGACCGCCGTCGCCGACCGGATCCGCGACTGGTGGGGCGTGCCCGCCACCGTGATCAATCCCCCCGTCGATGTCGACCGCTTCACCCTCGATCCCGCACGCGCCCGGGAGGACTTCTTTCTCTACGCCGGTCGCCTCGTTCCCTACAAACGCGCCGATCTCGCCATCCGAGCCGCCCAACTCGCCGGGAAACGGCTGGTCGTGCTGGGCGACGGACGGTTCCGGTCCCAGCTCGAAGCTCTCGCCGGACCCGAGACGACTTTTCTGGGCGCCACCTCTACCGACACTCTGCGGGACATGTACCGACGCTGCCGAGCCCTGCTCATGCCCGGCGTGGAAGACTTCGGCATCGTCCCGGTCGAAGCCATGGCCTGCGGTACCCCGGTGATCGCCATCGGCGCGGGCGGCGCGCTCGACACGGTACGACCCGGCACGACAGGCGAACACGTCGCTCCAGGCGCCGATCCGGACGTCGTCACCCGCCTGGCCGCGGCAATGGCGAACTTCGACACCGCCCACTACGACCCCCACGTCATCCGCGCCCACGCGGAAACGTTCGCGCCCCCCGCATTCCGGGCACGAATGGCCGCATGCGTCGACGGGTGA
- a CDS encoding GNAT family N-acetyltransferase has product MTRRQHRRIEAQPAITGPIGTAVRLRPPRFDDFAEWRRIRLRDRAIIEPYWVSSEQDWPARHTARHWVRECLDNRADARAGRRMSMVIEVAGRFAGQVELASIDAATGSAELGIWIGSAVAGGGIGALVLTMMTAFGFDSLGLMRISAPIAPGNIAAAKIAAAAGLRYEARMRAYFDAGGARRDHELWAVTRADRPDRGFTSDYVARQRLHPTTTRLPAASAAPHGPPPMSIAAAHLRYQLSRLRRVFRWLRGSAAIALTDSDDRGRVLVRSRRVADFRQRRAARIRNRATLARDPHMSPAAWLRRHSLRHWLAELAEARTGLRSRPGLTLTILDDGRFVGEVRLHGLDMFDRNIRLSIWTDASARPELRARVLRLLVHHATERLGILRIATAIPVSDLAAAAAAAAAGFAEEGRMRGHLDVFGPRGDHDLWAYSHPAATTAPG; this is encoded by the coding sequence ATGACTCGACGACAGCACCGCCGCATCGAAGCGCAGCCTGCCATCACCGGTCCCATCGGTACGGCGGTGCGGTTGCGGCCGCCGCGCTTCGACGATTTCGCGGAGTGGCGGCGGATCCGGCTCCGTGACCGCGCGATCATCGAGCCCTACTGGGTCAGCTCGGAACAGGACTGGCCCGCCCGCCACACCGCCCGCCACTGGGTGCGGGAATGCCTCGACAACCGGGCCGACGCACGCGCCGGGCGACGGATGAGCATGGTCATCGAGGTGGCCGGTCGGTTCGCCGGGCAGGTCGAACTGGCCTCGATCGACGCGGCGACAGGCAGCGCCGAGCTCGGCATCTGGATCGGCTCCGCCGTCGCGGGCGGCGGTATCGGCGCTCTCGTCCTGACCATGATGACGGCCTTCGGATTCGACAGCCTCGGCCTCATGCGAATCAGCGCACCGATCGCGCCCGGCAACATCGCCGCGGCCAAGATCGCGGCCGCGGCGGGCCTGCGGTACGAAGCCCGGATGCGCGCCTATTTCGATGCCGGTGGCGCACGCCGCGACCACGAGCTGTGGGCGGTGACCCGCGCCGATCGGCCCGACCGCGGGTTCACCTCCGACTATGTGGCCCGGCAACGCCTCCACCCGACGACGACGCGACTGCCCGCCGCCTCTGCCGCCCCGCACGGGCCGCCCCCCATGAGCATCGCGGCCGCGCATCTGCGGTACCAGCTATCCCGATTGCGGCGGGTGTTCCGGTGGCTGCGGGGCAGCGCCGCCATCGCACTCACCGACTCCGACGACCGCGGGCGGGTGCTGGTGCGATCACGCCGTGTCGCCGACTTCCGGCAGCGCCGCGCGGCCCGTATCCGCAATCGTGCGACGCTGGCACGTGATCCGCACATGTCACCCGCCGCCTGGCTGCGCCGGCATTCCCTGCGCCACTGGCTGGCCGAACTCGCCGAAGCCAGAACGGGCCTGCGTTCCCGGCCAGGGCTGACGCTGACGATCCTGGACGACGGCCGCTTCGTCGGTGAAGTCCGGCTGCACGGGCTGGACATGTTCGATCGCAACATCCGGCTCAGTATCTGGACCGATGCCTCGGCTCGCCCGGAACTCCGCGCACGCGTGCTCCGCCTGCTGGTGCACCATGCGACCGAACGGCTCGGGATCCTCCGCATCGCCACCGCGATCCCGGTATCCGACCTGGCCGCCGCGGCTGCGGCGGCCGCGGCCGGGTTCGCCGAGGAGGGGCGGATGCGCGGGCACCTCGATGTCTTCGGCCCCCGTGGCGATCACGACCTCTGGGCGTACAGTCATCCGGCTGCCACGACTGCCCCCGGATGA
- a CDS encoding ectoine synthase: MIVRSLEETIGTEREVRGPTWTSRRLVLAREKAGFSLNDTVVDAGAELEMWYANHIEAVYVIEGEGEVVDEETGETHRLAPGVLYLVDAHQRHTLRAHTRFRAVCVFDPPLTGREVHDENGAFPLLTEGDR, encoded by the coding sequence ATGATCGTCCGTTCCTTGGAGGAGACCATCGGCACCGAGCGCGAAGTGCGGGGCCCCACGTGGACCAGCCGTCGCCTGGTTCTCGCCCGGGAGAAGGCCGGCTTCTCCTTGAACGACACCGTGGTCGACGCGGGCGCCGAGCTCGAGATGTGGTACGCCAACCACATCGAAGCCGTCTACGTGATCGAGGGTGAGGGTGAAGTGGTCGACGAGGAGACCGGGGAGACGCATCGCTTGGCGCCCGGTGTGCTGTATCTGGTCGACGCGCACCAACGTCACACCCTGCGCGCCCACACGCGGTTCCGGGCGGTCTGCGTGTTCGACCCGCCCCTCACCGGCCGCGAGGTCCACGACGAGAACGGCGCCTTTCCGCTGCTGACCGAGGGGGACCGGTGA
- a CDS encoding DNA-directed RNA polymerase subunit beta has product MDTHGDTPLSRCLFYRRECALPAVVDPPELGRIVMRAGSVWAMTMPTRLGQAVKAHLQSGGVALGPIVGHPRSGRWTFLTQPDLPDDVRLFAELFRLDVAVARSGATIALPSPTAAVGAIRHWVVPPRNAFRPSGHLVVEAVRAWADQMPRTRRRPGKSHVG; this is encoded by the coding sequence ATGGATACGCATGGAGATACACCGTTGTCGCGGTGCCTGTTCTACCGGCGGGAGTGCGCCCTCCCCGCTGTGGTCGATCCGCCGGAACTCGGGCGAATCGTCATGCGCGCGGGATCGGTGTGGGCGATGACGATGCCCACTCGTCTCGGGCAGGCGGTGAAAGCGCACCTGCAGAGCGGAGGTGTCGCACTCGGGCCGATCGTGGGGCATCCGCGTTCGGGGCGGTGGACCTTTCTCACGCAGCCTGATCTGCCCGATGACGTGCGGTTGTTCGCCGAGTTGTTCCGGCTGGACGTGGCGGTCGCGCGGTCCGGAGCGACGATCGCGCTGCCTTCGCCCACCGCTGCCGTGGGAGCGATCCGGCATTGGGTCGTGCCTCCGCGCAATGCCTTTCGCCCATCGGGTCACTTGGTGGTCGAGGCCGTTCGGGCATGGGCGGATCAGATGCCGCGTACTCGGCGCAGGCCGGGAAAATCCCATGTCGGATGA
- a CDS encoding glutamate-1-semialdehyde 2,1-aminomutase: MNLHPDVPPHHGFARSNALQRRLHELVPGGAHTYARGADQYPEQMAPILVRGKGCRVWDADGNQYVEYGMGLRSVTLGHAYAPVLDAVTTTIADGVNFSRPTELELLAAEDFLDLVPGADMVKFAKNGSDATTAAVRLARAVSGRRRIAVCEQPFFSVDDWFIATTPMSAGIPDHVGAEIVRFRYNDVDALAAVLVGDSVAAVVMEAATATAEPEPGYLQAVRALCDRHGTLLVFDEMITGFRWAAGGAQSVYGVTPDLSCWGKAMGNGFPISALAGRREYLERGGLRTGADRVFLLSTTHGPETSGLAAFRAVAAAYRTGEPISRMESAGAALATGFASLADELGIGDHLRVRGRSSCLIFETLDSHGKPSQAFRTLFLQELLQRGVLGQSFVTSAAHDHDAIAATLSACADAAQVYRIALERGTVDGLLRGRSVAPALRRTAAPRQIETSTSR, translated from the coding sequence ATGAACCTGCACCCCGACGTCCCACCGCACCACGGGTTCGCCCGCAGCAATGCGCTGCAGCGTCGGCTGCACGAGCTGGTTCCAGGCGGCGCGCACACCTACGCTCGCGGAGCCGACCAGTACCCCGAGCAGATGGCGCCGATATTGGTGCGCGGCAAGGGATGCCGAGTCTGGGATGCCGACGGCAACCAGTACGTCGAATACGGGATGGGACTGCGTTCGGTCACCCTCGGCCATGCCTACGCACCGGTTCTCGACGCCGTGACGACCACGATCGCCGACGGAGTGAACTTCAGCAGGCCGACCGAGCTGGAATTGCTCGCGGCCGAGGACTTCCTGGACCTCGTTCCCGGTGCGGACATGGTCAAGTTCGCCAAGAACGGCTCCGATGCCACAACAGCCGCCGTCCGGCTGGCCCGGGCCGTGTCCGGTCGCCGGCGGATCGCCGTCTGCGAGCAGCCGTTCTTCTCGGTCGACGACTGGTTCATCGCGACGACACCGATGTCGGCGGGCATCCCCGATCATGTCGGCGCCGAAATCGTCCGGTTCCGCTACAACGACGTCGACGCTCTCGCCGCGGTCCTGGTGGGCGACAGCGTGGCCGCGGTCGTCATGGAGGCGGCCACCGCCACGGCGGAACCCGAGCCCGGCTACCTCCAAGCGGTACGCGCGCTGTGCGATCGGCACGGCACCTTGCTGGTGTTCGACGAGATGATCACCGGATTCCGCTGGGCCGCCGGCGGCGCGCAGTCCGTCTACGGCGTGACTCCCGACCTGTCTTGCTGGGGCAAGGCCATGGGTAACGGATTCCCCATCTCGGCCCTCGCCGGACGGCGCGAATACCTCGAGCGAGGCGGCCTGCGCACCGGCGCCGACCGCGTATTCCTGCTGTCCACCACGCACGGCCCGGAAACCAGCGGGCTCGCGGCCTTCCGCGCGGTCGCCGCGGCCTACCGGACCGGCGAACCGATCTCTCGTATGGAATCGGCCGGCGCCGCACTGGCGACCGGATTCGCCTCGCTAGCAGACGAACTGGGCATCGGTGACCACCTCCGGGTCCGCGGTCGCTCCTCCTGCCTCATCTTCGAAACCCTCGATTCCCACGGAAAACCCAGCCAGGCATTCCGCACCTTGTTCCTGCAAGAACTGCTCCAACGCGGAGTACTCGGGCAATCCTTCGTCACCTCGGCGGCACACGACCACGACGCGATCGCCGCCACCTTGTCGGCTTGCGCTGACGCGGCCCAGGTGTACCGCATCGCCCTCGAACGCGGCACCGTCGACGGACTGCTGCGCGGACGATCGGTCGCTCCCGCGCTTCGCCGCACCGCAGCACCGCGACAGATCGAAACGAGCACATCCCGATGA
- a CDS encoding threonine aldolase family protein: MSDSSPELGDHGGEPPRGFASDNNAPVHPDIMAALAAANVGHQPAYGADVHTARLRELIKRHFGERAEVYPVFNGSGANVVGLQAMCDRWSAVICPESAHINLDECGAPEKVAGLKLIPVPTSDGKLTPELLDRYAWGFGDEHHAQPKVVSLTQSTELGTLYTPEEIAAIGALARERGMLLHVDGARLANAAAALDLPPRAFTTDAGVDVLSFGGTKNGLMFGEAIVVLDPDAVRGVPYLRKAGLQLASKMRYVSAQFVALLEGDLWLRNARHANAMAARLATAVAGVPGVEIVRPVQANAVFATLPREVTERLQKRFRFHIWDERTGEVRWMCSFDTTEADVDAFAAAIDQEMAA; the protein is encoded by the coding sequence GTGAGCGACAGCTCTCCCGAGCTCGGCGACCACGGGGGCGAACCACCGCGCGGATTCGCCAGCGACAACAACGCCCCGGTTCACCCGGACATCATGGCGGCGCTGGCCGCCGCCAACGTGGGCCACCAGCCGGCCTACGGCGCGGACGTCCACACCGCCCGGCTGCGCGAGCTGATCAAACGCCATTTCGGCGAGCGCGCCGAGGTCTATCCGGTCTTCAACGGCAGCGGCGCGAACGTGGTGGGGCTACAGGCCATGTGCGACCGGTGGAGCGCCGTGATCTGCCCGGAGTCCGCGCACATCAACCTGGACGAGTGCGGCGCGCCCGAGAAGGTGGCCGGGCTGAAACTGATCCCGGTCCCCACCTCGGACGGCAAGCTGACCCCGGAACTACTCGACCGGTACGCGTGGGGCTTCGGCGATGAGCACCATGCCCAGCCGAAGGTCGTCTCCCTCACCCAGAGCACCGAACTCGGCACCCTCTACACGCCCGAGGAGATCGCGGCGATCGGCGCGCTGGCGCGCGAGCGGGGCATGCTGCTGCACGTCGACGGCGCCCGGCTGGCCAACGCGGCCGCCGCCCTCGACTTGCCGCCGCGCGCGTTCACCACCGACGCCGGGGTGGACGTGCTGTCGTTCGGCGGCACCAAGAACGGCCTCATGTTCGGCGAGGCGATCGTCGTGCTCGACCCGGACGCGGTGCGCGGCGTGCCGTACCTGCGCAAGGCCGGGCTGCAGCTCGCCTCCAAGATGCGGTACGTGTCGGCGCAATTCGTCGCGCTACTGGAGGGCGACCTGTGGCTGCGCAACGCCCGGCACGCCAACGCGATGGCGGCCCGGCTGGCCACGGCCGTCGCCGGGGTACCCGGCGTCGAGATCGTCCGGCCGGTCCAGGCCAATGCCGTCTTCGCCACGCTGCCCAGGGAAGTCACCGAGCGACTGCAGAAGCGGTTCCGCTTTCATATCTGGGATGAGCGCACCGGCGAGGTCCGCTGGATGTGCTCGTTCGACACCACCGAGGCCGATGTGGACGCCTTCGCGGCGGCAATCGACCAGGAAATGGCTGCCTAG
- a CDS encoding AraC family transcriptional regulator: MTTLLRPAVVTAESVETSEAAPESLRPWLAELGRIPTVLDLSEPFAHVPQTATTIVLRTEHAEIGEHRVALVVGPQTKASYSRASKPAGCIRLRLAPGTVPALLGVPAADLTDRVLRLDDLPGPVAHLAAELIELDHDEVVPYLENELPRRIPDDPARRANRRLLTTAVAAIAADHPLSVTELAARLSVSERQLRNLFANGIGVSPKHFARIDRVRRVLSRTDGTPLADIATGTGYYDQSHMTADFRSLMGVPPTSYLRGEVPAPSPCRALTRRR; the protein is encoded by the coding sequence GTGACCACCCTGTTGCGCCCGGCCGTCGTGACCGCCGAGTCGGTCGAGACGTCCGAGGCCGCGCCGGAGTCGCTGCGGCCGTGGCTGGCCGAACTCGGCCGCATACCGACCGTGCTCGACCTGTCCGAGCCGTTCGCGCACGTGCCGCAGACCGCCACCACGATCGTGCTGCGCACCGAGCACGCCGAGATCGGTGAGCACCGTGTCGCGCTCGTCGTCGGGCCGCAGACCAAGGCGAGCTACTCACGCGCGAGCAAACCCGCGGGCTGTATCCGCTTGCGGCTGGCCCCGGGTACGGTCCCCGCGCTGCTCGGCGTTCCGGCGGCCGACCTCACCGATCGCGTACTGCGACTGGACGATCTACCCGGCCCCGTCGCGCACCTGGCCGCCGAGCTGATCGAACTCGACCACGACGAGGTCGTGCCGTACCTGGAGAACGAACTGCCGCGCCGCATCCCCGACGATCCGGCCCGGCGCGCCAACCGCCGACTCCTCACCACCGCCGTAGCCGCCATCGCCGCCGACCACCCGCTCTCCGTCACCGAGTTGGCCGCGCGCCTCTCGGTCAGCGAACGCCAACTCCGCAATCTGTTCGCCAATGGAATCGGCGTCTCCCCCAAACACTTCGCACGCATCGACCGAGTCCGCCGGGTGCTGTCCCGAACCGACGGCACACCGTTGGCCGATATCGCCACCGGCACGGGCTATTACGACCAGTCCCACATGACAGCCGATTTCCGCAGCCTGATGGGCGTCCCGCCCACCTCATACCTCCGAGGCGAGGTCCCGGCCCCTTCCCCATGCCGCGCACTCACCCGTCGCCGCTGA